The proteins below are encoded in one region of Pangasianodon hypophthalmus isolate fPanHyp1 chromosome 6, fPanHyp1.pri, whole genome shotgun sequence:
- the LOC113534665 gene encoding B-type lectin plumieribetin-like, whose amino-acid sequence MSRNFLSMNDELHKGDFLLSNNQEYKAIFQEDGNFVVYGWRPLWASDTYGNTSAQRLIMQEDCNLVMYTPDKPVWATNTNCSSVKRCRLTLGNNGILVVENDGIVVWKSTKKN is encoded by the exons ATGAGCAGGAATTTCTTGTCCATGAACGATGAGCTCCATAAGGGAGACTTCCTGTTATCCAACAACCAAGAGTACAAGGCAATCTTTCAG GAGGATGGGAACTTCGTGGTCTACGGCTGGAGACCTCTGTGGGCATCTGACACGTATGGCAATACCAGCGCCCAACGGCTGATCATGCAAGAAGACTGCAACCTCGTCATGTACACACCAGACAAACCCGTGTGGGCCACCAACACCAACTGCTCGAGTGTCAAAAGGTGCCGTTTGACTCTGGGTAACAACGGCATTCTGGTTGTCGAGAATGATGGCATTGTGGTGTGGAAATCCACcaagaaaaattaa
- the scg3 gene encoding secretogranin-3 isoform X1: MRMMVMMVRMMRMMKMVRMNTVAVFLFLSITTALLHQTQAFPTPPASQDKAEYDRQLTEERPLQQQIAEADSESKTDYILSEPKPTQSSPDDDDITLLKSLAEKSRELNNETPKSDSTDDHYTHDETDSTKNRRLADDYDTTKNGIDNKYQDDPESLHQLDGTPLTAEDIVQKIANKIYEEDDRGVFDRIVSKLLKLGLITESQADTLEVEVAEALQDLITKNAKNNEIQELNDNSRDEEDRPSRRFDDDDDDDDVNDGDVAGDDDDDGDGDDEEQEEEIRDADGNWDGVSEGNDRNEVNPEDELQDLQYFPNFYRLLKSLDSEQDAEERETLITIMKTLIDFVKMMVKYGTITPEEGVSYLENLDNMIATQTKNKLGKALGPVSITPPTATDEDDNTKEETAKMLREYENLKDSTKDERTPAENGHAGKSESYLEAIRKNIEWLKTHNKEENKEDYDLSKLRDFMDQQVDTYIEKGILKKDEGDVIKRIYGSL; the protein is encoded by the exons atgaggatgatggtgatgatggtgaggatgatgaggatgatgaagatggtgagGATGAACACAGTGGcggtttttcttttcctctccatcacaactgcacttttacaCCAAACACAGGCCTTTCCTACCCCTCCTGCATCACAAG ATAAAGCAGAGTACGACAGGCAGCTAACAGAGGAGAGACCACTACAGCAGCAG ATTGCAGAAGCTGACAGTGAAAGTAAGACAg ATTATATTCTTTCAGAGCCGAAGCCCACACAGTCCAGTCCAGACGATGATGACATCACACTGCTGAAGTCTCTGGCCGAGAAGTCCAGAGAGCTGAACAATGAAACACCAAAATCAGACTCGACAGACGATCACTACACACACGACGAGACCGATTCCACCAAGAACAGGAGGCTAGCAGACGACTACGACACCACCAAGAACGGCATCGACAACAAATACCAAG ACGATCCAGAGAGCTTGCACCAGCTGGATGGAACTCCGCTCACAGCCGAGGATATCGTCCAGAAAATCGCCAATAAAATCTACGAAGAGGACGACCGTGGAGTCTTCGACAGAATCGTCTCCAAACTCCTCAAACTTGGACTG atcacTGAAAGTCAAGCTGACACTCTGGAGGTAGAAGTTGCTGAAGCTCTGCAGGATCTGATCACCAAAAATGCCAAGAACAACGAGATCCAGGAGCTGAACGACAACAGCAGg GATGAGGAGGATCGTCCCAGTCGTCGGtttgatgatgacgatgatgatgatgatgttaatgatggtgatgttgctggtgatgatgatgatgatggtgatggtgatgatgaagagcaggaggaggagatcAGAGATGCTGATGGAAACTGGgatggagtgagtgaaggaAACGACAGGAACGAAGTGAACCCTGAGGATGAACTGCAGGACCTGCAATATTTCCCCAACTTCTACAGACTGCTGAAGAGCCTGGACTCAG agcaAGACGctgaagaaagagagactcTCATCACCATCATGAAGACACTCATTGACTTTGTTAAGATGATGGTGAAATACGGCACCATCACACCTGAGGAGGGCGTGTCCTACCTGG AGAATCTGGACAACATGATCGCCACCCAAACCAAGAACAAGCTCGGGAAAGCGCTGGGTCCCGTCAGCATCACGCCCCCTACAG CGACAGACGAGGACGACAACACGAAAGAGGAAACCGCCAAAATGCTGAGGGAATACGAGAACCTGAAGGACTCAACCAAGGACGAGAGAACGCCAGCGGAGAACG gtcACGCAGGAAAGTCGGAGTCGTATCTGGAGGCGATCAGGAAGAACATCGAGTGGCTCAAAACGCACAATAAGGAGGAGAACAAAGAAG
- the scg3 gene encoding secretogranin-3 isoform X2, which translates to MRMMVMMVRMMRMMKMVRMNTVAVFLFLSITTALLHQTQAFPTPPASQDKAEYDRQLTEERPLQQQIAEADSESKTEPKPTQSSPDDDDITLLKSLAEKSRELNNETPKSDSTDDHYTHDETDSTKNRRLADDYDTTKNGIDNKYQDDPESLHQLDGTPLTAEDIVQKIANKIYEEDDRGVFDRIVSKLLKLGLITESQADTLEVEVAEALQDLITKNAKNNEIQELNDNSRDEEDRPSRRFDDDDDDDDVNDGDVAGDDDDDGDGDDEEQEEEIRDADGNWDGVSEGNDRNEVNPEDELQDLQYFPNFYRLLKSLDSEQDAEERETLITIMKTLIDFVKMMVKYGTITPEEGVSYLENLDNMIATQTKNKLGKALGPVSITPPTATDEDDNTKEETAKMLREYENLKDSTKDERTPAENGHAGKSESYLEAIRKNIEWLKTHNKEENKEDYDLSKLRDFMDQQVDTYIEKGILKKDEGDVIKRIYGSL; encoded by the exons atgaggatgatggtgatgatggtgaggatgatgaggatgatgaagatggtgagGATGAACACAGTGGcggtttttcttttcctctccatcacaactgcacttttacaCCAAACACAGGCCTTTCCTACCCCTCCTGCATCACAAG ATAAAGCAGAGTACGACAGGCAGCTAACAGAGGAGAGACCACTACAGCAGCAG ATTGCAGAAGCTGACAGTGAAAGTAAGACAg AGCCGAAGCCCACACAGTCCAGTCCAGACGATGATGACATCACACTGCTGAAGTCTCTGGCCGAGAAGTCCAGAGAGCTGAACAATGAAACACCAAAATCAGACTCGACAGACGATCACTACACACACGACGAGACCGATTCCACCAAGAACAGGAGGCTAGCAGACGACTACGACACCACCAAGAACGGCATCGACAACAAATACCAAG ACGATCCAGAGAGCTTGCACCAGCTGGATGGAACTCCGCTCACAGCCGAGGATATCGTCCAGAAAATCGCCAATAAAATCTACGAAGAGGACGACCGTGGAGTCTTCGACAGAATCGTCTCCAAACTCCTCAAACTTGGACTG atcacTGAAAGTCAAGCTGACACTCTGGAGGTAGAAGTTGCTGAAGCTCTGCAGGATCTGATCACCAAAAATGCCAAGAACAACGAGATCCAGGAGCTGAACGACAACAGCAGg GATGAGGAGGATCGTCCCAGTCGTCGGtttgatgatgacgatgatgatgatgatgttaatgatggtgatgttgctggtgatgatgatgatgatggtgatggtgatgatgaagagcaggaggaggagatcAGAGATGCTGATGGAAACTGGgatggagtgagtgaaggaAACGACAGGAACGAAGTGAACCCTGAGGATGAACTGCAGGACCTGCAATATTTCCCCAACTTCTACAGACTGCTGAAGAGCCTGGACTCAG agcaAGACGctgaagaaagagagactcTCATCACCATCATGAAGACACTCATTGACTTTGTTAAGATGATGGTGAAATACGGCACCATCACACCTGAGGAGGGCGTGTCCTACCTGG AGAATCTGGACAACATGATCGCCACCCAAACCAAGAACAAGCTCGGGAAAGCGCTGGGTCCCGTCAGCATCACGCCCCCTACAG CGACAGACGAGGACGACAACACGAAAGAGGAAACCGCCAAAATGCTGAGGGAATACGAGAACCTGAAGGACTCAACCAAGGACGAGAGAACGCCAGCGGAGAACG gtcACGCAGGAAAGTCGGAGTCGTATCTGGAGGCGATCAGGAAGAACATCGAGTGGCTCAAAACGCACAATAAGGAGGAGAACAAAGAAG